One Hordeum vulgare subsp. vulgare chromosome 4H, MorexV3_pseudomolecules_assembly, whole genome shotgun sequence DNA window includes the following coding sequences:
- the LOC123449038 gene encoding serine/arginine repetitive matrix protein 1: MSGGFFRGTSADQDTRFSNKHAKLLKTQKFASELDHQVDMSKVKMDVMKPWIATRVTELLGFEDEVLINFIYGLLDAKEVDGKYIQIQLTGFMEKNTIKFMRELWSLLLSAQQNASGVPQQFLDAKEAEIQQRKAEEARIAQEIQKKREKDGRDAELDKRKMMAGDTGNSRSHGDSLGSALNNPNVDAEKEKELDLKHSSRTKSREHRRPRSTSLSPRGRQRSISPRRRSPSPSRQRSSRRSASPRRSVSPRKHSPRIAPSMSRRRSPYSRRSPSVPRSPSPRRRFPIRRRSPPSGRRRSPSPYRRRSPARPPRRSPSPARRRSPPRHRLPADRHRSPSPGRRRPRSPSPVRRRPRSPSPRRHRRSPGRRQSLSPHRSPQLRSPKRQRKSPISIRTFSANRPVSPQRRRSSSPHSRSPNRSHRSPSRDSDKGTNGAPSTKGRDLAQRNQERSSRESPDFEHRRLTKSLRSPTNDAERDSTHGSPLKDTGKHMPSQDSINTSGDEEEGGRARENARKANSSRRISKDFSADLQPKEVNVDNSIPAEKSSSKSRQDGGKDVPRKYDNQPSDSSEDALDGTRMKRQGDSPDDSRGKRQSPSRAGDSYPKDGINNERAKMDSHGASYDAIAAKKYSGKVDEASQSDGGSPLQKAKKRTYDSKHIDRHSSGSEESEKHRSQSEKRRHKKGHKHKKHYDDSSDSDSDSDDKESKRRRREEKKLRKEERRLRREERHRRRADRHASKQRLKYAGSPLSDLEKDRQSGSDADVGKKGSYTPREEPDPNKLEIELRQRALESLAKKSKHVVTPSSDVEKDHESDSDADVRKRVS, from the exons ATGTCAGGAGGCTTCTTCCGG GGGACGTCGGCCGACCAGGATACCAGATTCTCCAAcaagcatgccaagttgctgaaGACACAGAAGTTCGCGTCTGAGCTTGACCATCAG GTGGACATGTCAAAGGTGAAGATGGACGTGATGAAGCCGTGGATTGCCACACGGGTCACTGAGCTTCTTGGGTTCGAGGACGAAGTGCTTATCAACTTCATCTACGGCCTGCTCGATGCGAAG GAGGTGGACGGGAAGTACATACAGATCCAGCTGACGGGGTTCATGGAGAAGAATACAATAAAGTTCATGAGGGAGCTGTGGAGCCTCCTTCTAAGTGCGCAGCAGAATGCCAGTGGTGTGCCCCAGCAATTTTTGGATGCAAAGGAGGCTGAGATTCAGCAGAGAAAG GCGGAAGAGGCTAGAATTGCCCAGGAGATCCAGAAGAAGCGAGAGAAAGATGGTAGGGACGCAGAACTAGATAAACGCAAAATGATG GCCGGGGATACTGGTAATTCAAGATCTCATGGCGATTCACTTGGTTCTGCTTTAAACAATCCCAATGTCGATGCTGAGAAAGAAAAGGAACTGGACTTGAAGCATAGCTCGAGAACAAAGAGCCG ggAACATCGAAGACCTAGGAGCACATCTCTGTCGCCCCGTGGTAGGCAACGGTCTATTTCTCCAAGGAGGCGCTCTCCATCCCCTTCCAGACAAAGATCATCACGACGTTCAGCTTCACCTAGACGTTCTGTTTCCCCCCGAAAGCATTCCCCAAGAATCGCTCCTTCAATGTCTAGGCGGAGGTCACCGTATTCCAGGAGATCACCTTCGGTACCTAGATCCCCATCACCTCGGCGGAGATTTCCCATTAGGAGAAGATCTCCACCATCTGGGCGACGTAGATCACCATCTCCTTATCGCCGTCGGTCCCCAGCTCGCCCACCTAGGAGATCGCCATCTCCTGCTCGGCGCAGATCACCTCCTCGACACAGATTACCAGCAGATAGACACCGGTCCCCATCTCCAGGAAGACGCAGGCCACGATCCCCATCACCTGTAAGACGCAGGCCGCGGTCCCCATCACCTAGAAGACATAGGCGTTCTCCAGGAAGACGGCAGTCCCTGTCACCTCACCGCTCACCGCAGTTGAGGTCGCCAAAACGCCAGAGAAAATCCCCAATTTCAATTAGGACGTTTTCTGCAAATCGTCCAGTCTCTCCACAGAGGAGGAG GAGTAGCAGTCCACACAGCAGGAGTCCAAATCGTTCACATAGGAGTCCGAGCAGGGATTCAGATAAGGGAACAAACGGTGCTCCCTCCACAAAAGGCAGGGATCTGGCTCAAAG GAACCAAGAAAGGAGTAGCCGAGAGTCACCGGATTTTGAACACCGCAGGCTCACAAAATCCTTGAGGTCTCCTACTAATGATGCAGAAAGAGACTCCACGCATGGCAG TCCTTTGAAGGACACTGGGAAACATATGCCCAGTCAGGACAGCATAAATACCAGTGGGGACGAGGAAGAAGGCGGGCGTGCAAG GGAGAATGCACGGAAGGCCAATTCATCACGCAGGATATCCAAGGATTTCTCAGCTGATCTGCAACCAAAGGAAGTCAACGTTGATAACTCAATCCCTGCAGAAAAATCCTCTTCCAAATCAAGACAGGA TGGCGGCAAGGATGTCCCCAGGAAATATGATAATCAGCCATCAGATTCATCAGAAGATGCACTTGATGGTACAAGAATGAAGCGCCAGGGTGATTCACCTGACGATTCTCGTGGGAAACGGCAGTCCCCTAGTAGAGCTGGCGACTCTTATCCAAAGGATGGGATTAACAATGAGCGCGCCAAAATGGATTCACATGGTGCTTCTTATGATGCTATTGCAGCGAAGAAATACTCTGGTAAAGTTGATGAAGCTTCCCAATCAGATGGTGGAAGTCCTCTTCAAAAAGCTAAGAAAAGAACATATGATAGTAAGCACATTGATCGTCACAGTTCAGGCTCAGAAGAATCTGAGAAACACAGATCCCAGTCTGAGAAGCGAAGACATAAAAAGGGTCACAAGCATAAGAAGCATTATGATGATAGTtctgattctgattctgactcAGATGACAAGGAGTCCAAGAGGAGGAGGCGAGAAGAAAAAAAGCTGCGAAAAGAGGAAAGGCGCCTTCGGCGTGAAGAACGGCACCGCAGAAGGGCGGACCGTCATGCCAGTAAACAGAGATTGAAGTATGCTGGTTCTCCCCTGTCAGATCTTGAGAAGGATCGTCAATCTGGCTCAGACGCTGATGTTGGGAAGAAAGGTTCATACACTCCGAGAGAAGAACCTGACCCAAACAAACTTGAAATTGAGCTTCGACAGAGGGCCCTCGAATCTCTTGCAAAGAAATCAAAGCATGTTGTCACTCCGTCTTCAGAtgttgagaaggaccatgaatctGACTCGGATGCTGATGTTAGGAAGAGAGTTTCATAG